A region of Cryptosporangium phraense DNA encodes the following proteins:
- a CDS encoding amidohydrolase family protein encodes MELVVTDARLRDGRVVDLAVEDGRVQIGPRGTLVEASAGARVLAAEGRLVTESAVDNHLHLDKVHTLDRVGDAALSAYTDDGMAGAMTSIELASAVKTGYRREDALPHVRRALTEAVRHGTLHLQAFVDVDTAAGLEGFAAVDTVRREFAGVLDVRIVAFPQDGVVRDPGAAELCEEALRLGADVVGGIPWIEHTDTDARKHVEWACALAAREGKRVAMLTDDAGDPALRTTEMLATAMLEHGLVGRGVACHARALALYPRPSLLRLGGLAARAGLGFVSDPQTGPLHLPVGLFRELGLPVALGQDDIEDAYYPFGRANLWEVAFLAAHLLEFRTARARQDLLDLVTVDAARVLGLDGHRLADGAPANFVVHDAERVVDVLRRHGPPRWVVATGAVVAETTSVSSVYPGLPAR; translated from the coding sequence ATGGAGCTGGTGGTCACGGACGCGCGACTGCGTGACGGACGCGTCGTCGACCTCGCGGTCGAGGACGGCCGCGTGCAAATTGGTCCGCGCGGCACGCTCGTCGAGGCGAGCGCGGGGGCGCGCGTGCTCGCCGCGGAGGGGCGGCTGGTGACCGAGTCGGCCGTGGACAACCACCTGCACCTCGACAAGGTGCACACGCTCGACCGGGTCGGCGACGCGGCGCTCTCCGCCTACACCGACGACGGGATGGCCGGCGCGATGACGTCGATCGAGCTGGCCAGCGCGGTCAAGACCGGTTACCGGCGCGAGGACGCACTGCCGCACGTCCGGCGCGCGCTCACCGAGGCCGTCCGGCACGGCACGCTGCACCTGCAGGCGTTCGTGGACGTCGACACCGCGGCCGGCCTGGAGGGGTTCGCCGCCGTCGACACGGTCCGGCGCGAATTCGCCGGCGTCCTCGACGTCCGGATCGTGGCTTTTCCGCAGGATGGGGTGGTGCGCGATCCGGGCGCGGCCGAGCTCTGCGAGGAGGCGCTGCGCCTCGGAGCCGACGTAGTCGGCGGGATCCCCTGGATCGAGCACACCGACACGGACGCGCGGAAGCACGTCGAGTGGGCGTGTGCGCTCGCCGCCCGCGAGGGCAAGCGGGTCGCGATGCTCACCGACGACGCCGGCGATCCGGCGCTGCGCACGACCGAGATGCTGGCGACCGCGATGCTGGAGCACGGGCTGGTCGGGCGGGGAGTCGCGTGCCACGCGCGGGCCCTGGCGCTCTACCCGCGGCCGTCGCTGCTCCGGCTGGGCGGGCTCGCGGCGCGGGCGGGCCTCGGGTTCGTGAGCGATCCGCAGACCGGGCCGCTGCACCTGCCGGTGGGGCTGTTCCGCGAACTGGGGCTCCCGGTTGCGCTCGGACAGGACGACATCGAGGACGCGTACTACCCGTTCGGGCGCGCGAACCTCTGGGAGGTCGCGTTCCTGGCCGCGCACCTGCTGGAATTCCGCACCGCGCGGGCGCGACAGGATCTGCTCGACCTGGTCACGGTCGACGCGGCCCGCGTACTGGGCCTGGACGGACACCGACTCGCCGACGGCGCGCCCGCGAACTTCGTCGTGCACGACGCGGAACGAGTCGTCGACGTGCTGAGGCGCCACGGACCACCGCGCTGGGTGGTGGCGACGGGCGCCGTCGTAGCCGAGACCACGAGCGTCAGCTCGGTGTATCCGGGGCTACCGGCCCGCTGA
- a CDS encoding SRPBCC family protein: MKVNGKATLNAPVERVYAALNDPSVLVRTIPGCQQLEQVGDDAYRMTVTAGVASIKGSYVGDVRLTDQQAPTSFVLRAKGAGAPGTVSADVLVTLEDGSDGTTLLSYAADAVVGGAVGGVGQRVLSGVAKKIAGEFFAAVDSLLNAAESAAAGGEGAVGGGAVGAGDRGVGGGGAVGAGSGAAGGLAGGAPAGAAVGSGAPGSSAVAAGAGSGGTGSGGAGAGPRVFTAPPKAAAGGDIMAGGFFQGAIFGAGIALIGVVVGGLLGRRRS, encoded by the coding sequence GTGAAGGTCAACGGCAAGGCCACGCTGAACGCGCCGGTGGAGCGGGTGTACGCGGCGCTGAACGATCCGTCGGTGCTGGTGCGGACGATTCCCGGGTGTCAGCAGCTGGAGCAGGTCGGCGACGACGCGTACCGGATGACCGTGACCGCGGGGGTGGCGTCGATCAAGGGGTCGTACGTGGGGGACGTGCGGCTGACCGATCAGCAGGCGCCGACGTCGTTCGTGCTGCGGGCGAAGGGGGCGGGGGCGCCCGGGACGGTGTCGGCGGACGTGCTGGTGACGCTCGAGGACGGCTCGGACGGGACGACGTTGCTGTCGTACGCGGCGGACGCGGTAGTGGGGGGTGCGGTTGGCGGGGTCGGTCAGCGGGTGTTGTCCGGGGTCGCGAAGAAGATCGCCGGGGAGTTCTTCGCGGCGGTTGATTCGTTGCTGAACGCGGCCGAGTCGGCCGCCGCGGGCGGCGAGGGCGCGGTCGGCGGCGGCGCGGTCGGCGCGGGCGACCGAGGCGTGGGCGGCGGAGGGGCCGTGGGTGCGGGTTCCGGGGCCGCGGGTGGGTTGGCCGGCGGTGCGCCTGCCGGGGCGGCCGTGGGTTCGGGTGCGCCGGGTTCGTCCGCGGTGGCTGCGGGGGCGGGATCTGGCGGTACGGGATCGGGCGGTGCGGGCGCGGGGCCTCGGGTGTTCACGGCGCCGCCGAAGGCGGCGGCCGGGGGCGACATCATGGCTGGCGGCTTCTTCCAGGGCGCGATCTTCGGGGCCGGGATCGCGCTGATCGGCGTGGTGGTCGGTGGGCTCCTGGGGCGTCGCCGGAGTTGA
- the cutA gene encoding aerobic carbon-monoxide dehydrogenase large subunit, with protein MVTRAFGVPMTRREDPRLVSGNGRYLDDLGEGALAVAFVRSPHAHARILDVDVTEALDVEGLVAIYTYEDLADDPNPRVSEPLPLLIPHPALHAPRVNTPLANGVARHVGEAVVMVVATDRYIAEDAAERIVVEYETLPAVVGIPAARDAVHQVHADVLDNVSAHLVQEVGDAPAAIAAAPHTLSLDLDIERSASMPMEGKGVYARWDSDDRSLRVYTSTQASTSVRFALAAKLDLPVDRIDVIAPDVGGGFGVKIVHPWPEEVLIPWAAVKLNREVKWVEDRREHFISSTHERGQLQKVTVGFDDEGHVLGLDVEFWHDNGAYTPYGIIVPIVTSTQLLGPYKPGAYRVEFRSMYTNTVTVTPYRGAGRPQGVFAMERTMDAIAAYLGLDRALVRSRNFIQPEDMPYDHHLTFQDGRPLIYDSGDYPTSLEKIKALVGWDSFVALRDSARAEGRRVGIGLACYVEGTGPGPYEGAFVRVETTGKVVVATGLTTQGQGHETVFAQIAAEELGVPVDDVSVTTGDTRRFKYAVGTFASRAAVMSGNAVALTARKVRAKALRIAGDALEVDPKDLEIVDGMVQVKGVPDGGIPLRTVAVLSNPLRYAFDEEAKRATQFAGTADLNKPPIDEDDEPGLEATDYYSPIRSTFASGMHAAVVETDPETAEIKILRYCVVHDCGTLINPRIVEGQIHGGVAQGVGGALYERIVYDENGQPQNASYMDFLIPYASEVPTIETDHLETPSPLNPLGVKGAGEAGVIPSAALFASAISDAEGFFITRMPISPSELWALRELEGTKK; from the coding sequence GCTCGACGTCGAGGGCCTGGTCGCGATCTACACCTACGAGGACCTGGCCGACGACCCGAACCCGCGGGTGTCCGAGCCGCTCCCGCTGCTGATCCCGCACCCGGCCCTGCACGCACCCCGGGTCAACACCCCGCTGGCCAACGGGGTGGCCCGGCACGTCGGCGAGGCCGTCGTGATGGTGGTGGCGACCGACCGGTACATCGCCGAAGACGCGGCCGAGCGGATCGTCGTTGAGTACGAGACGCTGCCGGCCGTCGTCGGTATCCCGGCCGCTCGCGACGCGGTTCACCAGGTGCACGCCGACGTGCTCGACAACGTGTCGGCCCACCTGGTGCAGGAGGTGGGGGACGCCCCGGCGGCGATCGCGGCCGCCCCGCACACGCTCAGCCTCGACCTGGACATCGAGCGGTCGGCCTCGATGCCGATGGAGGGCAAGGGCGTCTACGCCCGCTGGGATTCCGACGACCGGTCGCTGCGCGTCTACACGTCGACGCAGGCCTCGACGTCGGTGCGGTTCGCGCTGGCCGCCAAGCTCGATCTGCCGGTCGACCGCATCGACGTGATCGCGCCCGACGTCGGCGGCGGGTTCGGCGTCAAGATCGTGCACCCGTGGCCGGAGGAGGTGCTGATCCCGTGGGCCGCGGTGAAGCTGAACCGCGAGGTCAAGTGGGTCGAAGACCGCCGCGAGCACTTCATCAGCTCGACGCACGAGCGCGGGCAGCTGCAGAAGGTGACGGTCGGGTTCGACGACGAGGGGCACGTGCTCGGGCTCGACGTCGAGTTCTGGCACGACAACGGCGCCTACACGCCGTACGGCATCATCGTCCCGATCGTGACGTCGACGCAGCTGCTCGGGCCGTACAAGCCGGGGGCGTACCGGGTCGAGTTCCGGTCGATGTACACGAACACCGTGACCGTGACGCCGTACCGCGGGGCCGGGCGTCCGCAGGGCGTGTTCGCGATGGAACGCACGATGGACGCGATCGCTGCGTATCTGGGGCTGGATCGCGCGCTCGTGCGGTCGCGGAACTTCATCCAGCCCGAGGACATGCCGTACGACCACCACCTGACGTTCCAGGACGGGCGGCCGCTGATCTACGACTCGGGTGATTACCCGACGTCGCTGGAGAAGATCAAGGCGCTGGTGGGGTGGGATTCGTTCGTGGCTCTTCGCGATTCCGCCCGGGCCGAGGGGCGGCGGGTCGGGATCGGGCTGGCCTGCTACGTCGAAGGCACCGGGCCGGGGCCGTACGAGGGCGCGTTCGTGCGGGTGGAGACCACCGGGAAGGTCGTCGTGGCGACCGGGCTCACGACCCAGGGCCAGGGGCACGAGACCGTGTTCGCGCAGATCGCGGCCGAGGAGCTCGGGGTACCGGTCGACGACGTCTCGGTGACCACCGGCGACACGCGGCGGTTCAAGTACGCGGTCGGCACGTTCGCGTCCCGGGCCGCGGTGATGAGCGGCAACGCGGTCGCGCTGACCGCCCGGAAGGTGCGGGCCAAGGCGCTGCGCATCGCCGGGGACGCGCTCGAGGTCGACCCCAAGGACCTCGAGATCGTCGACGGGATGGTGCAGGTCAAGGGCGTGCCCGACGGTGGGATCCCGCTGCGCACGGTCGCGGTGCTGTCGAACCCGCTGCGGTACGCGTTCGACGAGGAGGCGAAGCGGGCGACCCAGTTCGCCGGCACCGCCGACCTGAACAAGCCGCCGATCGACGAGGACGACGAACCGGGGCTGGAGGCGACCGACTACTACTCGCCGATCCGGTCGACGTTCGCCAGCGGCATGCACGCGGCCGTCGTCGAGACCGATCCGGAGACCGCGGAGATCAAGATCCTGCGCTACTGCGTCGTGCACGACTGCGGGACGCTGATCAACCCGCGGATCGTCGAGGGGCAGATCCACGGCGGGGTGGCGCAGGGCGTCGGCGGCGCGCTGTACGAGCGGATCGTCTACGACGAGAACGGGCAGCCGCAGAACGCGTCGTACATGGACTTCCTGATTCCGTACGCGTCCGAAGTGCCGACGATCGAGACCGACCACCTCGAGACGCCGTCCCCGCTCAATCCGCTCGGGGTGAAGGGGGCAGGCGAGGCCGGGGTCATCCCGTCGGCGGCGCTGTTCGCGTCGGCGATCTCCGACGCGGAGGGCTTCTTCATCACCCGGATGCCGATTTCTCCGTCCGAGTTGTGGGCGTTGCGCGAGTTGGAGGGAACCAAGAAGTGA
- a CDS encoding TetR family transcriptional regulator, translating into MSGLRERKRQRTHDTISATAIRLFLERGFDAVSVADVADAAEVSKPTLFRYFPTKEDLVLHRIGDHLGEPARVVAAAAGDPVAALHKHFLDGLAQRDPVTGLNDVPEVLAFHRLVFETPALAARRAGFIDEDEAALASALEAATGEPELMAKLVAAQVLAVQRVLARENWRRIMTGTSADELYPAAVDAADAAFALLRPDTATARRERAGPSK; encoded by the coding sequence ATGAGCGGGCTGCGGGAGCGGAAGCGTCAGCGCACGCACGACACGATCTCGGCGACCGCGATCCGGTTGTTCCTGGAGCGCGGGTTCGACGCCGTGTCGGTGGCCGACGTCGCGGACGCGGCCGAGGTGTCGAAGCCGACCCTGTTCCGGTACTTCCCGACGAAAGAGGATCTGGTGCTGCACCGGATCGGTGATCACCTCGGAGAGCCGGCCCGGGTGGTGGCGGCGGCGGCCGGCGATCCGGTGGCGGCTCTGCACAAGCACTTTCTCGACGGATTGGCGCAGCGAGATCCGGTGACCGGCTTGAACGACGTCCCCGAAGTTCTGGCGTTTCACCGGCTGGTGTTCGAGACGCCGGCGCTGGCGGCCCGGCGGGCCGGTTTCATCGACGAGGACGAAGCGGCGCTGGCAAGCGCCCTGGAAGCGGCCACCGGCGAGCCGGAGTTGATGGCCAAGCTGGTCGCGGCGCAAGTGCTGGCCGTGCAGCGCGTGCTGGCCCGGGAGAACTGGCGCCGGATCATGACGGGCACGTCCGCCGACGAGCTGTACCCGGCCGCCGTCGACGCCGCCGACGCGGCCTTCGCCCTACTCCGCCCTGACACGGCGACGGCCCGGCGCGAGCGCGCCGGGCCGTCGAAATAG
- a CDS encoding NAD(P)H-binding protein has product MTVLITGATGRIGELVVDHLTKAGTPTRALVHRSTPTPHSLETVTGDLTVPDSLNPALHDIDTVFLVWTAPPQTVPAVIDRIAHHARRIVFLSSPHQTPHPFFQQPNPTAALHAEIERRIADSTLESTILRPGMFASNAFAWWEPAIRSGRPVRWPYATAETAPVADRDVAAVAARALLGDVTGDSVLTGPESLTQAEQVAIIAEALGREVTFEELSPDEFRRETAGSWPAPVVEMLLAAWEATLGRPAFLSSGVSDVLGTAPRSFRRSIGETVEP; this is encoded by the coding sequence ATGACCGTGCTCATCACCGGAGCAACCGGCCGAATCGGCGAACTCGTAGTCGACCACCTCACCAAAGCCGGCACCCCCACCCGCGCCCTGGTCCACCGCTCGACCCCAACCCCCCACTCCCTGGAAACCGTCACCGGCGACCTGACCGTCCCCGACTCCCTGAACCCCGCCCTCCACGACATCGACACCGTCTTCCTCGTCTGGACCGCCCCACCCCAGACAGTCCCCGCCGTGATCGACCGCATCGCCCACCACGCCCGCCGAATCGTGTTCCTCTCCTCCCCCCACCAGACCCCCCACCCCTTCTTCCAACAGCCCAACCCCACAGCCGCGCTCCACGCCGAGATCGAGCGCCGAATCGCCGACTCCACCCTCGAATCGACGATCCTCCGCCCGGGGATGTTCGCGTCCAACGCGTTCGCCTGGTGGGAGCCCGCGATCCGGTCCGGCCGGCCCGTCCGCTGGCCCTACGCCACCGCCGAGACCGCACCGGTCGCGGACCGGGACGTGGCCGCGGTCGCCGCGCGGGCCCTGCTCGGCGACGTGACCGGCGACTCCGTCCTGACCGGCCCGGAATCACTGACCCAGGCCGAGCAGGTGGCGATCATCGCCGAGGCGCTGGGCCGCGAGGTCACGTTCGAGGAGCTCTCGCCCGACGAATTCCGTCGCGAGACCGCCGGATCGTGGCCGGCGCCGGTCGTCGAAATGCTGCTCGCCGCCTGGGAAGCCACGCTCGGCCGGCCGGCCTTCCTCTCCTCCGGGGTGTCCGACGTGCTCGGCACGGCGCCGCGATCGTTCCGCCGGAGCATCGGGGAAACTGTGGAGCCATGA